The Triticum dicoccoides isolate Atlit2015 ecotype Zavitan chromosome 6A, WEW_v2.0, whole genome shotgun sequence genome has a window encoding:
- the LOC119317848 gene encoding peroxidase 72-like, producing the protein MSMTRGAMVAAVALVALLLFPATFAFPPAGQQQLDPHFYDHSCPQAQQIVASIVGKAHAQDPRMAASLLRLHFHDCFVKGCDASILLDSSASVVSEKRSNPNKDSARGFEVVDEIKAALEAACPRTVSCADVLALAARDSTVMTGGPGWIVPLGRRDSLGASIQGSNNDIPAPNNTLPTIITKFKLQGLDIVDLVALLGSHTIGDSRCTSFRQRLYNQTGKGLPDSTLDPAAAAVLRPRCPRSGGDQNLFFLDHVTPFKFDNQYYRNLLVHQSLLSSDEVLFTGSPATAELVKLYAASQDIFFQHFAQSMVKMGNISPITGRNGQIRSNCRRVNHN; encoded by the exons ATGTCGATGACGAGGGGTGCAATGGTTGCCGCCGTCGCCTTGgtcgccctcctcctcttccccgccACCTTCGCATTTCCTCCGGCTGGGCAGCAGCAGCTGGACCCGCACTTCTACGACCACTCGTGCCCTCAGGCGCAGCAGATCGTGGCGTCCATCGTCGGCAAGGCGCACGCCCAGGACCCCCGcatggccgcctccctcctccgcctCCATTTTCACGACTGCTTCGTCAAG GGATGCGACGCGTCGATCCTGCTGGACAGCAGCGCGTCGGTGGTGAGCGAGAAGCGGTCCAACCCGAACAAGGACTCGGCGAgagggttcgaggtggtggacgagATCAAGGCCGCGCTGGAGGCCGCCTGCCCTCGCaccgtctcctgcgccgacgtccTCGCCCTCGCCGCGCGCGACTCCACCGTCATG ACCGGCGGCCCAGGCTGGATCGTGCCTCTTGGTAGGAGAGACTCTTTGGGCGCCAGCATCCAGGGCTCCAACAATGACATCCCCGCTCCCAACAATACCctccccaccatcatcaccaagttCAAGCTCCAGGGCCTTGACATCGTCGACCTCGTCGCTCTCCTCG GTAGCCACACCATTGGCGACTCGCGGTGCACGAGCTTCCGTCAGCGGCTGTACAACCAGACGGGCAAAGGCCTCCCAGACTCCACCCTggacccggcggcggcggcggtgctgcgCCCGCGGTGCCCGCGCTCCGGCGGCGACCAGAACCTCTTCTTTCTGGACCACGTGACGCCATTCAAGTTCGACAACCAGTACTACAGGAACCTGCTGGTGCACCAAAGcctgctcagctccgacgaggtgcTCTTCACCGGCAGCCCAGCCACCGCGGAACTCGTCAAGCTCTACGCCGCCAGCCAGGACATCTTCTTCCAGCACTTCGCGCAGTCCATGGTGAAGATGGGCAACATCTCGCCAATCACTGGCCGCAACGGCC